TCCGGAGAGATCCTTCGTTACCATTGATTCAAATAATGCATTAGAAATATTACCGCTTTAAGGCGCGCGTAATCCGCACCATTTCCTCGCATCCGGTTTTCAATTGAGCCAATATTTTTTCATCTTTCAATTTTCCATTTTCGTCAAACGCTTTGTCCGCAAAAGACAGCATCACCGATTGCGGAATCGTGATAATATTGAAAATCACCAGCGTCTGACGAAGCGCATAAATTCCTCGGATGGCGCCGAATCCTCCTGTTGATGCGCCCATAATAAAAGCCGTTTTGTTATGCAATGGTTTTTCCGGGCTGCGGGATATCCAGTCGATTGCATTCTTAAGGCCGCCGGGAATGCCGTGATTATATTCCGGTGTAGCTATTACTAACGCATCGGCAGACTTGATGCGCGTCGACAATTCGTTCACCGCGTTTGGAAATCCGGCAACCTGCATATCGAAATCATAAACTGGCAGAGCAAGGGATTTTAAATCTATAAGGTCAACGTCTTGGTCCTTCAGGAATGATAATGCATTGATCAAAAGTTTTTTATTATACGAGTCCTTCCGTAAACTTCCCGCAATCGCAGCTATTTTCATAATATCTTTCTTTAGAACATGAAGCTATTTGGCCGGCGGTTTAGTTTTATTCACATCGCCGGCAATAATCATGGCGTCACGGATCTGGTCGGCAATGGCCGTAAGGCCGCCGGGAGAATGCGGCATCAGGATCGTATTGGTATGCGAATGTTCGCCGATATTCTGCAATGTATCGAAATACTGTGTCATCAACACGAGCGTCATGACGTCTTTGGCTGAGGAACCTTCCACCGCTTGCTGAAATTGCTCCACAGAATCCCGTAACCCTTCGATGATCGCCTTACGCTGATCGGCAATACCTTTACCTTGAAGCGCCTTACTTTGCGCTTCCGCCTCAGCCGCTTTGACTTTGAGAATACGATCGGCCTCGCCTTTTTCTACAGCCGCCATTCTCATCCTTGTTGCCGCATTAATCTCGTTCATGGCGTCTTTCACCTTAGAATCGGGATCAATATCCGTAACGAGCGCTTTCAATATGTCGTAACCGAATATTTCCATCGTTTGATTCAGTTCCTGCCTGACAGTATCCGCGATCTCGTCCTTTTTCTCGAAAAGATCATCGAGTTTGAGTTTAGGTACCCGCGCACGCACGAGGTCAAACACATAGGATGTGACTTGCTGATGTACGTTGGTCAATTTATAATAAGCTTCGTACACTTTTTCTGGAATAACGAAATATTGCACGGAGACTTTTAAATGGACGAACACGTCGTCGGCTGTTTTAGTTTCAACAACGACATCTAACTGCTGCACGCGCATATTGATGCGCGTTACCAGCTTGTCGACGATTGGAATCTTGAACCTCAATCCGGGATGCGCCATACGTTTGAATTTTCCGAATCGTTCAATAAGCCCAACGGTTTGTTGTTTCACCACAAAGAAAGCGCCCAAAAAAATAATGAAAAATATAAAGGCTGTAAACGCTAAACAAACGAATGCACCGTCCATGACACAACCTCCTCAATTTTATAGTCAGTACAAGAAAAAAAGATTGATTAGTGGTTCAAAATAAAAAAAAGAATGGAAATTGGCTATACTTATTTATAATATCATCAAAGTTTTTTTGATAAGGAATCCATAAAGCGATGCTTGCCGACCTTTTACCTGAAATTCATCCTTTGACTAACGCGCAGTTGCTGCCGAGGCTTCTGCCATTACTTCGATGTTCGTCGTGCGGGAAAAGTCAGTTCGAGATCCACCGGGACGAGTCAACAGATTTGGATA
The window above is part of the bacterium genome. Proteins encoded here:
- a CDS encoding NAD(P)H-dependent oxidoreductase → MKIAAIAGSLRKDSYNKKLLINALSFLKDQDVDLIDLKSLALPVYDFDMQVAGFPNAVNELSTRIKSADALVIATPEYNHGIPGGLKNAIDWISRSPEKPLHNKTAFIMGASTGGFGAIRGIYALRQTLVIFNIITIPQSVMLSFADKAFDENGKLKDEKILAQLKTGCEEMVRITRALKR
- a CDS encoding SPFH domain-containing protein, which codes for MDGAFVCLAFTAFIFFIIFLGAFFVVKQQTVGLIERFGKFKRMAHPGLRFKIPIVDKLVTRINMRVQQLDVVVETKTADDVFVHLKVSVQYFVIPEKVYEAYYKLTNVHQQVTSYVFDLVRARVPKLKLDDLFEKKDEIADTVRQELNQTMEIFGYDILKALVTDIDPDSKVKDAMNEINAATRMRMAAVEKGEADRILKVKAAEAEAQSKALQGKGIADQRKAIIEGLRDSVEQFQQAVEGSSAKDVMTLVLMTQYFDTLQNIGEHSHTNTILMPHSPGGLTAIADQIRDAMIIAGDVNKTKPPAK